GACCGACGCGATATTCTATGCTGCCCAGCACATTGCTCTTGGCCGGCAGGACATTATGGTGACGGGAGGCGTTGACGCTCCGCTTGCACCCGGAATTTTGGCGGGATTCGATCTGATGACGGTGCTGACCCGTGATTGGAACGACGAGCCTCATCGTGCCTCACGCCCTTTTGACAAGGACCGTTCCGGCATCGTCGTTGCCGAAGGCTCTTACGTACTCGTGATCGAATCGCTTGATTCTGCTCTCGAACGCGGAGCGGAGATCTACGCCGAGATCGCGGGTTACGGTGCCACGTGCGACGCGTATCATCGCGTTCGGCTCGACGATTCCGGGATTGAGCCGTCACGAGCAATGACGCTATCGCTCCAGGACGCCGGAATAGACGTCGAGCAGGTCGATTACGTGAATCTCCACGGCACATCGACCGTTTTGAATGACCGCATCGAGACGACCGCTGTAAAGCTCGCTCTCGGCGATCACGCCTATAGAACACCGATGTCGGCCACGAAGTCGCAGATCGGCCATCCGCAGGGGGCAAGCGGAGCCGCCGGCATTTTAGCCGCCCTATGCGCGATGACGACAGGCGCCATTCCGCCGACGATAAACCTCGACAACCCAGACCCGGAATGCGACCTCGATTACGTTCCGAATAAGGCTCGCACGGCGAACGTCGATGTCGCTTTGTGCAATTGCATTGGCTTCGGTTCAAAGAACAGTGCGATAGTTTTGTCTAAGGTTGACGCTTAGTATGTTCGAGCGATTCAAAACACGGAGCACTGAGCTCGAGCGTTTAGATAAGGGCGACTACACCGAGGCCGAATATGCCCGTTGGCAAAAGGAAATGTGGTATATCCACCGTCTTTTCGGTGAGTTGAGAGCGCTTAAGAGGACGCTGCTTCGAGATATCGTGAGATCCGGCGAACGCTCATTTTCCGCTCTCGACGTCGGTGCCGGCTCGGGCGAGTTGTTGCGAGAACTGTCTAAATGGATGTCCGCGTTCGACGCGCTTCTAGTGGGCCTCGAGATCGACAATATCGCCGCTGCATCCATAAAAAGCGATGAGGTCTTATCTGTACAGGGCAATGCATTACAACTGCCGTTCGATGATAAAGGTTTCGACTACGTTTTCTGTTCGCTATTTCTGCATCACCTGGAAGATGAGAACGCGGTTGCTCTATTGCAGGAAATGGCTCGCACATCCCGACGGCGCGTCTACATGATCGATCTAAATCGGCAACCAATTCCCTATTATGCTTATAAATTATTTGGGCGTGCTGTTCTGCAGCAATTCACTCTCGAGGACGGTGCCCTTTCGATCTTGCGCAGCCGAACGCCCGAAGAATTGAGGGTTTTGGCAAAGGCTGCAGGCCTGCGCGATATTTGCATAGAGCATTCACAGGTAAATCGTCTCGTGCTGTCAGGACGAAGATGACCGTAACCAATGGCCAATATGACGTTGCTATCGTCGGTGCGGGTCCGGCGGGTTCATCCGCGGCGATAAGGCTCGCTCACGCCGGGCTGAGTGTCGCACTTGTAGAACAAAAGCGGTTTCCACGCGAAAAACTCTGCGGCGAATTCGTCTCGCCCGAGTGCCTATGGCATTTTGACGAGCTTGGCGTAATGCCAGCTATCCGCGGCATTGGCGGGCCAAACATCTACGAAACGGTCTTCTATTCAAAACGCGGCAATTCAGTGTCTATTTGCAGCGAATGGTTTGGCAACGGAGGCTCGATCGCCCTCGGGATCAGTCGTGCGGCAATGGACCTTAAGCTTATTGAAAGGGCCGCGGAACTGGGAGTCGACGTCCGAACGGAAACTTCCGTCACAGGCGTGGTGTCATTAGGCGATGCGGTTACGGGCCTCAAGACCAAGCCTGCAAACGGCGTCGAATCTGAACTTCGGGCAAAGGTATACATCGATGCGACCGGCAGAACGCGCGCCCTAGCACGGCGTTTTGAGCCGAAAGACCTGACCAAAGCCGCTGCGAGCTCTGTTGCGTTCAAGACGCATCTACGCGGCGCACAGATCAACGCACATTCATGTGAGATATACTCTTACAACAATGGGTACGGCGGCTGCAATCGCGTTGAGGACGATCTCTTTAATCTTTGTTTCATCGTCTCGTCTGCCGATGCGCGGTATATGAAAAGCGACCCAGAACGGGTGTTGCGGGAGGTCGTTTTTAGGAACGAACGGGCCGCGGCCGTGCTCAGGAGGGTTGAGATAGTGAAGCCTTGGCACGCTGTGCCGATCGAACGGTTCGGACGAGGAGAACTAGTGCCGGCAAACGGCTTGTTCACTATCGGTGACTCAGCCGCGTTCATCGACCCTTTCACCGGCAGCGGAATGTTAATGGCCCTCGAGAGCGCGAAGATCGCAGCAGAGGTGATCGTTGATAGCAGAGATCGAAACGCGCATTTCGATCATGTTTCGGAAAACTACCGAGAAAAATACTCAGCCGCATTCGATCGGCGGTTACGTTTTTGTTCCATGTTGCGTCACGCGGCGTCCATTCCATTTTGGAGCGGAGCCATGATCGCCGCTCTAAGATTTAGCCCCTTTTTGAGGCAGACAGTTGCGCGGGCGACGAGATCAAATGCGGCAATCAGCAAATAAAAACACTGCGAAAGTAGATTCGCGGTGTCAGGTTTATCCAAATCTCTATCTATTTATCATCCAACGCCGCGACACCCGGCAATGTATCGCCTGCGAGAAACTCTAACGTGGCCCCGCCGCCGGTTGAGATATGCGATATGCGACCGGCGAGCCCTGCCTGATTGATGGCCGCGACGGAATCCCCGCCGCCGACGATCGATGTCGCTCCCTTGTCGGTGGCTTCCGCAACGGCATTGGCGATAGCGATGGTCCCTTCATCAAAAGGCTTTTCCTCGAACATTCCCATCGGGCCGTTCCAGACAATTGTCTTGGCTCCCTCAAGAGCGGCAGCAAAAAGGCCGGCGGTCTCGGGGCCAATGTCCAGTCCGACGTGGCCCGAATTAGTGAAATAGATCTGTATCGCCTTTCGGGAATTCAGCGGATCGTAGGAATCGACGACCTGGTGATCTGTCGGCAACAAGAGTTGAACGCCGGCTTCCTCCGCCTTTTTCGCGATATCCAACGCCGTCGGCATCATTTCATCCTCGACCAGCGATTTTCCAACCGTAAAGCCCCTCGCTTTGAAGAACGTATATGCCATCGCTCCACCGATAAGCAGTTTATCTACGCGTCTTTCTATCAACGATTCAATAACGGGGATCTTGTCCGAGACCTTTGCTCCGCCAAGTATCGCGACAAACGGACGCTCCGGAGAATTGAGGGCTTTTCCAAGAAATGCCAGTTCTTTTTCCATTAGAAGGCCGGCTACGCAGGTATCCACATAGTGTGTTATGCCTTCAGTTGACGCATGCGCTCGATGTGCCGTGCCAAAGGCGTCGTTAACGTATATGTCAACCCCTTCGGCGAGAGATCTGGCAAAATCAGCATCATTCTTTTCTTCGCCAGCATCTAAGCGAAGATTCTCACGCATAAGGATGTCGCCGGGGGAAAGCGACGATATCCGGGAAGCCACATCTTCATTCTCGAACAAAACAGGAGATCCAAGCAGCTCTGAGAGTTTTTCCGATACCGGGCGAAGCGTGTATTTTGCCTCGTTGTAAGGCAGACCCTTCTCTTCCGCCTTCTTTTTGTCTTTCAGCGGTCGGCCAAGATGAGATGCAAGGATAACCTTTGCTCCATGCTCGATAGCATATGCAATTGTCGGCAATGCTCCGCGAATGCGAGTATCGTCCTCGATCACACCGTTCTTTATCGGAACATTGAAATCGACCCGAATAAAAACGGTCTTATCAGTCAGATCGACGTCTCTGATTGTCCTTTTATTCATAGACCTTTGGCCGCGATATATTTGACCAGGTCGCGAACACGGCAGGAATAGCCCCATTCGTTGTCGTACCACGAAAGTATTTTGATGCAAGTGCCGTCAATGACCTTGGTATTCTCCGAATCAACTATTGACGAATTAGAATTGCCCTTGAAGTCGATCGAAACAAGCGGCTCATCGCTAACTGCCAATATGCCTTTCAGAGGGCCCGCGGCAGCGTCACGTAAAACCTGATTCACTTCATCGGCGGTCGTTCCTTTCTCAACATTCATCACAACATCCACCAAAGAGACATTGGGCGTCGGGACGCGAACGGAAATGCCGTCAAATTTACCTTTTAGCTCCGGAATAACCAATGCGACAGCTTTTGCCGCACCCGTCGATGTCGGGATCATTGAAAGGGCAGCGGCGCGGGCACGACGCATGTCCTTATGCGGAAGGTCAAGCAGCTGCTGATCATTGGTGTAGCTGTGAATTGTGTTCATCAGGGCATTCTTGATCGTGAAATTGTCATGGATGACCTTGGCTACAGGGGCGAGACAGTTGGTCGTGCAGGAGGCGTTAGAGATTATGTGATGGTTAGCTGCATCATACATGTCTTCATTCACGCCCAATACGATGGTTACATCCTCTTCCTTTGCCGGTGCGGAAATGATCACCTTCTTCACGGAACCTCGCAAATGTTTGCGAGCGTCCTCAGCCTTTGTAAAGCGGCCCGTCGATTCGATCACGATCTCGGCTCCGTCCGATTCCCAATCGATAGCCGACGGGTCTTTTTCAGAAAAGACCTTGAACGAGTCGCCATCAACCGTGATAACGTCTCCGTCCGCGCTTATGTCATTGTCAAGATTGCCCATAACTGAGTCGTATTTGAGCAAATGTGCGAGCGTCTTCGTGTCGGTAAGGTCATTGACCGCTACAAAATCAATATCCTTGTCCCCAAGACATGTCCTCAAAACATTACGGCCGATGCGGCCAAATCCATTGATGCCAACTTTGATACCCATTATTTTATCTCCTGCGAAAATAGTAAGCGAAACAAAGTTATAACGATAACTTAAACCGAAATCTATTTCAAAAGAATGTCCGTTAAGAGTCTAAAATCGTTGAAACAAAGCCATTTCCGCTGACGTAGTATCCGTTTAGCTAACGAGCAATCGCTTTCATGCCACTGTGCTCGCGGCGTATAGAGAAATGACCATTCGCTTTCCCCGAAACATCATCATCGCATCGATGTTCTCGGCAACCTTATTTCTTTCGGCAGCCGCCGCTCAGGACGCCCCGCGGCCGGAATCCGCGCCCGCTAGTGTCGATAACGACGCATCTTTCCCGGAAATTGAGGTAAAAAGGCCCGCAGATACGCTATCGATGGTTCGGCGAAGCGGCGGGTCTGCAATGTCGAGGGTAGGCGTACAAACGGCGCAGCCAATCTCTTTAGGGCTTCGGGACGCGATCCGCCGGGCGCTTGAGAAGAATAATGACATCGAGGTGGCAAGGGGCGATGTCCGGCTGCAGGAAACCCAGATAAACTCGCTCGAGGGAGGTTACGATCTGGTACTTAGTCTAAATCCGAGCCTTTCCCGTAATTCCATTACCGGATCGTCTGCAACCAAGGATTTTCGTGCGACGTCCAGCCTTTCAAGAGCCCTGCGTGCGGGCGGCGGGAACTACAGTGTATTCTTCAATAACCAGCGGACCGAAAATGCTTTCGCTCAGGCACAGGTCTCTTCGGGTAATGTTTCGTCCGGAGGAAGTGCGGTCTATTCCTCGTCGCTGGGCATTAACTATGTTCAGCCGGTTGCCCGAAATTTCGGAACTGACAGGCTTCGGTCTAATATCGCGATTTCCAAAAAGCGTCTGGAACAAACTGAAAGCGACTTTCGTCTCCGTGCGATTTCGACGATCGCCGAAGTTCAAAGGACTTACTGGGACCTCGTATTTGCATTAAGAAATCAACAAAATCAGGTTGCAAACGTCAGCCTCGCTCGCGAAAATCTTCGGCAGATCGAAGCTCGCATCGAAGCGGGTGTATCGGCTCCAATCGCCAAGGCAGAGGTTGAGACAGAGCTTGCTAATCGTGAAGGAGAACTCCTGTCAGCGACCCAACAGGTCTCGATCGCAGAAAATAATCTTAAGCGGCTCATAATTGGCGATCCTTTATCGCCCGAATGGACACAGTCCTTCGTTCCGGTGGATAGGCCTGCATACAGCGACGATCCTGTGAATTTAGAGGCATCGCTGCGTGATGCAATGGACAATCGTTTCGAATTACGGCGGCTCAAACTGCAGCGGGAAATGAGTGATATAGACATCAAATTCCTAAAGAATCAGACAAAGCCGCAGATCGATCTGAATACAACATTTTCGTTGGATGGACTTTCCAGAAGCGGTTCGACTACATCGATTACAACCAATCTATTGACCGGTTCTCCGGATCTGTTCCTATTCGACAATCTGAATGCAACCCGGGCCGCGCTGTCATTGCCTCTGATCGTAAATCCGTCGATCACAATTCCGCCGGGGCCTTCGTATCTTTTTGGCGGATTTAACCGGTCACTTTCTAACATCTTCCGAAGCGACGCCCCGAATCTATCAGTAGGGGTCACCATTCAGTTCCCTTTTCGTAATCGCACGGCTAAGGCGAATCTCGAAGGTGCTCGTATTGAAAGGCAGCAGCTCGACGCTCAGACCCGAGAGCAGGAACAGATCGTGATAGTTGAGGTGCGGAATGCGGTACAGGCAGTCGAAACCGCACGTCAACGCGTCCTGACCGCACGCCGAGCACGTGAGAATGCTGAGTTGCAGCTCGAGGGTGAACGCCGTCTTTACGACGCAGGCAGGTCCACGCCGTTTCTGCTGTTTCAGCGGGAGAACACGCTCACGAATGCCCGAAATGGCGAGATCCGCGCCGAAACTGACTACAACAAGGCTGTCGCGGAACTCCAGAGAGTGACAGCAACAACATTTAGGGTCAACAACATCGAAGTGAGATCACCTCTCGAAGACAAATAAATCAATTAGTTCAAGCCTTTTCTAAACGGCCGATGTCTGCGAAGATTGTTTCGTGCGGATATCGGCCGTCATCATAGCAAGAGACGAAGAAGCCAAGATCGGGAACGCGATCAGGTCGGTGCTGTGGGCCGATGAAGTATTGGTCGTAGATTCGGGCAGCGTCGACGGAACGCGGGCTGTCGCTGCGGACCTCGGAGCAAAGGTTGTGTATCAGGAATGGCTTGGATTTGGCGGACAGAAGCAGTTCGCTGTCGATTCGGCACGAAATAACATGATCCTCAGTCTGGACGCTGATGAAGCCGTCTCGGACAAACTAGCGGACGAGATCCGCTCGATTGTCCAAACCGGCGATGTGCTGGACGCCTACTATATGCCCAGGCTCGCGTTCTATTTAGGGCGGCCCGTTAAACATTCCGGATGGTATCCTGACCGCCAACTGAGGCTTTTCGACCGAACGAAGGGCGAATGGAGTAGGGCCAAAGTTCATGAATCGGTGATCATGAGACCGGATGCACGGGTAGGTGTACTGAAGAATGACCTTTTACACTACAGTATTGATTCTGTCTCTCAGCATGCAGAAATGATTCAGAGCAGGTATGCTCCTTTGTCGGCTGAGCAAATGCATCAAGATGGAATTAGAACCTCCATTGTAAAGATCGGCATCTTGCCTATTTGGACGTTCTTTCACACTTACGTACTCAGGTTAGGCGTTTTGGACGGACTGGCCGGTTTGGCGATCTCGGGATTCGCTTCATACAATGTCTTTCTAAAGCATCTGCTCCTGTATGAGCTGGGCATTTCAGGTTCAACAACCAAATCCGGTTCTGAAACATCATAATACCGGTCGCACACTGGGAATTACATATATGAAAATGCTTCGATCGCATGTCGTGCCGTCTGTTCTGTTGTTGCTGTTGGCGACATTCTCGATAGTGGTCGGCCAAAAAGGGGTAGACAACCAGACCCGGATCATTAAAGAAGACGCAAACAGGACCACTGCACGTCCCAACGACGCGACCAGGTCTTTTGACTTCGGAAAAGGTAAGACAAGGACTCGCGAGATGCTTGCGAACCCATATCGACTCGCCGGCCGGCGTGATGTTCTGATGTCTTCTATAATCGATGTCCTGAGAGAAAAGAAGCTTATAGTCGACGAGGCGTCGTCAAGGTTGAGTGATGGACTGATCGTGACGCAGCCTTTTGTATTTGCCAGAGGTTCTGTGGTCGCTCAGAACGAATTGAACAGGTACGCGGTCGTCGACTCGCCGATCAACTCTTGGTCGCGGGCCCAATACACTCTAACGATCGAAGTGCAATCCATCGATGGTATTCAAAACAATGTCTCAGTGATCGCTAAGATCGAGGGGCGAGCGGGCGCCGGACTTACTTCCGAGTGGATCACACTTCGCAGTTCGGGCCTTGCGGAAGATGAGTTTTTGGCAAAGCTTGTGGAAGCCGTAACGGGCAATTCTGTGGAACCTGAACAAGACACGCTTTGAACGCGTTCCGAAAGTGATGATGAAAAAGTATCTCATATCCTTCATTACTTTGTTCTTTCTTGCCGTTGGGGCCTTTGGCCAAAACAGTGATCCAAACTATCCGGTTTTGCCGGGCGAAGGGCCTACACCTTCCGACAGCAGGCCAAAGAGTATTCAGGAAAATCTCGAGAAATTCCGGATCGAACGGGAAAACAAGGAATTTCGGGAAATGATCCGACGCGGTGAAGAGTCGCTGAAGACGGCGGACGACATGGCGGCAAGGCTGTCAAAAACAAATTCCCTGACCGACCGGGATAAAAAAGACCTGGCTCAATTAGAAAAGAATCTGAAAAGGATCCGAAGTGATCTGGG
This sequence is a window from Acidobacteriota bacterium. Protein-coding genes within it:
- a CDS encoding beta-ketoacyl-[acyl-carrier-protein] synthase family protein produces the protein MLRNFTVPRRVVITGVGCVTPIGTGRDAFWSSLSEGVSGVRAIKNFDTADSVVKIAAEVQDFDVSDHLISKDIKHVPRTVPLVLAAAREAIADADLNTDELTIEKQRRIGVEIGTGGGGLAFAEKHYEYWFVGPKHHASVYIIPASTHGGLSSEISMAFGFRGLSHIVSTGCTSSTDAIFYAAQHIALGRQDIMVTGGVDAPLAPGILAGFDLMTVLTRDWNDEPHRASRPFDKDRSGIVVAEGSYVLVIESLDSALERGAEIYAEIAGYGATCDAYHRVRLDDSGIEPSRAMTLSLQDAGIDVEQVDYVNLHGTSTVLNDRIETTAVKLALGDHAYRTPMSATKSQIGHPQGASGAAGILAALCAMTTGAIPPTINLDNPDPECDLDYVPNKARTANVDVALCNCIGFGSKNSAIVLSKVDA
- a CDS encoding methyltransferase domain-containing protein; protein product: MFERFKTRSTELERLDKGDYTEAEYARWQKEMWYIHRLFGELRALKRTLLRDIVRSGERSFSALDVGAGSGELLRELSKWMSAFDALLVGLEIDNIAAASIKSDEVLSVQGNALQLPFDDKGFDYVFCSLFLHHLEDENAVALLQEMARTSRRRVYMIDLNRQPIPYYAYKLFGRAVLQQFTLEDGALSILRSRTPEELRVLAKAAGLRDICIEHSQVNRLVLSGRR
- a CDS encoding NAD(P)/FAD-dependent oxidoreductase, which produces MTVTNGQYDVAIVGAGPAGSSAAIRLAHAGLSVALVEQKRFPREKLCGEFVSPECLWHFDELGVMPAIRGIGGPNIYETVFYSKRGNSVSICSEWFGNGGSIALGISRAAMDLKLIERAAELGVDVRTETSVTGVVSLGDAVTGLKTKPANGVESELRAKVYIDATGRTRALARRFEPKDLTKAAASSVAFKTHLRGAQINAHSCEIYSYNNGYGGCNRVEDDLFNLCFIVSSADARYMKSDPERVLREVVFRNERAAAVLRRVEIVKPWHAVPIERFGRGELVPANGLFTIGDSAAFIDPFTGSGMLMALESAKIAAEVIVDSRDRNAHFDHVSENYREKYSAAFDRRLRFCSMLRHAASIPFWSGAMIAALRFSPFLRQTVARATRSNAAISK
- a CDS encoding phosphoglycerate kinase, with the translated sequence MNKRTIRDVDLTDKTVFIRVDFNVPIKNGVIEDDTRIRGALPTIAYAIEHGAKVILASHLGRPLKDKKKAEEKGLPYNEAKYTLRPVSEKLSELLGSPVLFENEDVASRISSLSPGDILMRENLRLDAGEEKNDADFARSLAEGVDIYVNDAFGTAHRAHASTEGITHYVDTCVAGLLMEKELAFLGKALNSPERPFVAILGGAKVSDKIPVIESLIERRVDKLLIGGAMAYTFFKARGFTVGKSLVEDEMMPTALDIAKKAEEAGVQLLLPTDHQVVDSYDPLNSRKAIQIYFTNSGHVGLDIGPETAGLFAAALEGAKTIVWNGPMGMFEEKPFDEGTIAIANAVAEATDKGATSIVGGGDSVAAINQAGLAGRISHISTGGGATLEFLAGDTLPGVAALDDK
- the gap gene encoding type I glyceraldehyde-3-phosphate dehydrogenase — translated: MGIKVGINGFGRIGRNVLRTCLGDKDIDFVAVNDLTDTKTLAHLLKYDSVMGNLDNDISADGDVITVDGDSFKVFSEKDPSAIDWESDGAEIVIESTGRFTKAEDARKHLRGSVKKVIISAPAKEEDVTIVLGVNEDMYDAANHHIISNASCTTNCLAPVAKVIHDNFTIKNALMNTIHSYTNDQQLLDLPHKDMRRARAAALSMIPTSTGAAKAVALVIPELKGKFDGISVRVPTPNVSLVDVVMNVEKGTTADEVNQVLRDAAAGPLKGILAVSDEPLVSIDFKGNSNSSIVDSENTKVIDGTCIKILSWYDNEWGYSCRVRDLVKYIAAKGL
- a CDS encoding TolC family protein codes for the protein MTIRFPRNIIIASMFSATLFLSAAAAQDAPRPESAPASVDNDASFPEIEVKRPADTLSMVRRSGGSAMSRVGVQTAQPISLGLRDAIRRALEKNNDIEVARGDVRLQETQINSLEGGYDLVLSLNPSLSRNSITGSSATKDFRATSSLSRALRAGGGNYSVFFNNQRTENAFAQAQVSSGNVSSGGSAVYSSSLGINYVQPVARNFGTDRLRSNIAISKKRLEQTESDFRLRAISTIAEVQRTYWDLVFALRNQQNQVANVSLARENLRQIEARIEAGVSAPIAKAEVETELANREGELLSATQQVSIAENNLKRLIIGDPLSPEWTQSFVPVDRPAYSDDPVNLEASLRDAMDNRFELRRLKLQREMSDIDIKFLKNQTKPQIDLNTTFSLDGLSRSGSTTSITTNLLTGSPDLFLFDNLNATRAALSLPLIVNPSITIPPGPSYLFGGFNRSLSNIFRSDAPNLSVGVTIQFPFRNRTAKANLEGARIERQQLDAQTREQEQIVIVEVRNAVQAVETARQRVLTARRARENAELQLEGERRLYDAGRSTPFLLFQRENTLTNARNGEIRAETDYNKAVAELQRVTATTFRVNNIEVRSPLEDK
- a CDS encoding glycosyltransferase family 2 protein; amino-acid sequence: MRISAVIIARDEEAKIGNAIRSVLWADEVLVVDSGSVDGTRAVAADLGAKVVYQEWLGFGGQKQFAVDSARNNMILSLDADEAVSDKLADEIRSIVQTGDVLDAYYMPRLAFYLGRPVKHSGWYPDRQLRLFDRTKGEWSRAKVHESVIMRPDARVGVLKNDLLHYSIDSVSQHAEMIQSRYAPLSAEQMHQDGIRTSIVKIGILPIWTFFHTYVLRLGVLDGLAGLAISGFASYNVFLKHLLLYELGISGSTTKSGSETS